One Salmo trutta chromosome 26, fSalTru1.1, whole genome shotgun sequence DNA window includes the following coding sequences:
- the LOC115162976 gene encoding transcription factor RelB isoform X2 codes for MAAPHPTRGVSHSGSNRRGRGSSVSGTSRGPAGPSRQAQTDTDLLEQILERPTLAVVEQPKERGMRFRYECEGRSAGSILGASSGDSNKTLPAIELQGPIQNIKKVMVTVSLVTKDYPYRPHPHCLVGKDCADGTGICVVCFNPHSNRRHSFANLGIQCVRRKELDASLEKRRNQKIDPFKTGHSKSIEDMDMNVVRLCFQCELEWVDGKRDFLNPIVSNPVYDKKATTTSELKINRLNIVKGPCTGKTEIYMLCDKVQKDDIEIIFKRGPWEAKAEFAQTDVHRQIAIVFKTPSYQEQDVGEEVEVKVFLRRLSDHMDSDPVTFTYQPNNTDPYEVKRKRKIKTDISFTERSCVAAQNVAAAESSTSQPFEPFTFTPAESWLDPEELHPPTQSGASTMGEIHYSDPQEDNFLNECISPEDISVLSLLLEPLFHDPALLGFGPGVNSLFAPGGMDMNFNPNQCESGQDLGYYNDQQFNQLVNENQASLMQPLPLSLPSSAPQGQCDNEGCDLVQVKTEGDL; via the exons ATGGCAGCACCTCACCCCACTCGTGGGGTCTCTCATTCGGGCTCAAACCGACGAGGACGGGGGTCCTCTGTTTCAGGGACTTCCAGGGGACCAGCGGGTCCCTCTCGACAGGCCCAGACAGACACTGATCTGTTGGAGCAGATCCTGGAGAGGCCCACCCTGGCTGTGGTGGAGCAGCCCAAGGAGAGAGGCATGAGGTTCCGCTATGAGTGTGAGGGCCGCTCGGCCGGGAGCATCCTAGGAGCCTCCAGTGGGGACTCCAACAAGACCCTGCCTGCTATAGAG CTCCAGGGTCCCATTCAGAACATAAAGAAAGTGATGGTCACTGTTTCCCTGGTGACCAAAGACTACCCGTACCGCCCACACCCCCACTGCCTTGTGGGTAAAGACTGTGCGGATGGTACCGGAATCTGTGTCGTCTGCTTTAACCCCCACAGCAACCGACGTCACAG TTTCGCTAACCTGGGCATCCAGTGTGTAAGGCGGAAGGAGCTGGATGCCTCTCTAGAGAAGAGACGGAATCAGAAGATCGACCCCTTTAAAA CGGGCCACTCTAAAAGCATCGAGGACATGGACATGAACGTGGTGCGGCTGTGTTTCCAGTGTGAGCTGGAGTGGGTGGATGGAAAGAGGGACTTCCTGAACCCCATAGTGTCCAACCCCGTCTATGACAAGA AGGCGACTACCACATCTGAGTTGAAGATCAACCGTCTGAACATTGTTAAAGGGCCGTGCACCGGCAAGACTGAGATCTACATGCTCTGCGACAAAGTCCAGAAAG ACGACATAGAGATCATCTTTAAGAGGGGGCCTTGGGAGGCCAAGGCGGAGTTTGCCCAGACGGACGTCCACCGGCAGATCGCTATTGTGTTCAAGACCCCGTCCTACCAGGAACAGGACGTGGGGGAGGAAGTGGAAGTAAAAGTCTTCCTGCGCCGTCTCTCTGACCACATGGACAGTGACCCCGTCACGTTTACCTACCAGCCCAACAACACAG ATCCCTATGAAGTGAAGCGGAAGAGAAAGATAAAGACGGACATCAGCTTCACAGAGAGATCCTGTGTGGCAG CTCAGAATGTGGCTGCAGCAGAATCCTCCACCTCCCAGCCATTCGAGCCGTTCACCTTCACCCCAGCAGAGAGCTGGCTGGACCCAGAGGAGTTGCATCCTCCTACCCAGTCTGGGGCCTCCACCATGGGGGAGATCCACTACAGTGACCCCCAGGAGGACAACTTCTTGAACGAGTGCATAAGCCCAGAGGACATCAGTGTTCTCTCTCTACTTCTGGAGCCTCTGTTCCATGACCCTGCCCTCCTTGGCTTTGGCCCTGGGGTCAACTCCCTCTTTGCCCCAGGTGGCATGGACATGAACTTTAACCCCAACCAGTGTGAGTCTGGGCAGGACTTGGGCTACTACAACGACCAGCAGTTCAACCAGCTAGTCAACGAGAATCAGGCCTCTCTGATGCAGCCCCTCCCACTGTCACTCCCCAGCTCCGCCCCTCAGGGTCAGTGTGATAACGAGGGGTGTGATTTGGTCCAGGTGAAGACAGAGGGGGACCTATGA